CGTTGGCGCGGGGGCTGGCGCGGCAGCATCGGTTACCTGGAGGATGGCGACGTGGAGGTTGAGGGTGTCTGCCCGTTGCTGCGTACACATCAGCCGACCCACCCGCCACCCGCCACTCGCTACTCGCCATTCCTAACCCCGGACAGCCATGAATCCTTCGACGACGGGACACAACTTCGGTTATCGTGGGGCGCACCAGCCACACAGGAATCATCCCACAACGAGCTGAACAGTCATGGCCCTGACAACCTACCTTGAAGCCATCCGGCAAGCCCTGTTCGAGGAAATGCGCCGCGACCCCAACGTGTTTTGCCTTGGGGAAGACATCGGAGTGTATGGCGGCGCGTTCAAGGTCACGGCCGGTTTGCTGGAGGAATTCGGGCCGGAGCGCGTCATTGACACGCCCATTTCAGAGGCGGCCATTGTCGGCGCCGCCTGCGGTGCGGCGCATCTGGGGCTGCGTCCGGTGGCCGAAATGCAGTTCATTGATTTCATCTCCTGCGCTTTTGACATGCTGACGAACTATGCGGCGACGAGCCGCTACCGGCAGGGACTGGCCGTGCCCATTGTCGTCCGCGGCCCATCCGGTGCCGGCGTGCGCGGCGGCCCCTTTCATTCGCTCAACCCGGAAGCCTTCTTCATGAACACGCCGGGGCTGAAGATGGTCGAGCCGGCAACGGCGTACGACGCCAAGGGACTGCTCAAAGCGGCCATCCGCGATGACGATCCGGTACTCTACTTCGAGCACAAGTACCTCTACCGCCGCATCAAGGAAGACCTGCCGGAAACGGACTACATGGTGCCGATTGGCAAAGCCGCTGTACGCCGGGCCGGGACGGATGCTTCCATCATCACCTTCGGGGCCATGGTTCACGTCGCCCTGGAAGCCGCCGAAACCCTTGCGCGCGAAGATGACATCCAGGTGGAAGTGCTCGATATGCGGTCGCTGCTGCCTTACGACAAGGAAGCCATGGCGCAAACGGTACGGAAAACCAACAAGGTCATCATTCTGCACGAGGCGACGTTGACCGGCGGAATTGGCGGCGAGTTTGCCGCGTTCATTGCCGAAGAATTGTTCGAGCACCTGGATGGCCCCATCGTGCGCGTGGCTTCCATTGACACGCCGACGCCCTACAGTCCGCCGCTCGAAGATTTTTTCCTTCCCAACGCCGGGAAAGTCATGGCAGCCGTGCGGCGGCTGGTAGAGTATTGAAACGAACCAACCGGGCTATGCACTCTGCACGTGTGGCCCACAAGTCATCTTGGTAAAGGATTTCAGTTATGCGTTACGAAGTTGTCATGCCTCAGATGGGCGAGTCCATCACGGAAGGCACCATCATCAAGTGGTTGAAACAGATTGGCGACCGCGTCGAGCGGGACGAGCCAATCTTCGAGATTTCAACCGACAAGGTGGATGCAGAAATACCGGCCCCCCAGGCCGGTATTTTGGTGGAAATTCTCGTTGGCGAGCACCAGACCGTGCCGGTCAATACGGTGGTGGCCTACATCAGCGATGAAGTCCCGGCTTCCGCGCCGGATACCCAACCGGCACCGGCCGAAGCTCCGGCGGCGGTCAGCGCCGCCGTTTCCGCGGCCACGCCTTCGGCAACCGCAGCCCCCTCCAACGGTGTGACGGCCGCCACCCGGATTGATGAAGCCGATGTCGAGGACGCTTCGGAAACCACCGACGCTTTTGGCGTGCGGTCTTCACCGCTCGTGCGCCGGATGGCGCGCGAACATGGCATTGATTTGCGCCAGATTCGCGGCACGGGCATCGGCGGACGCATCACCAAACACGATGTTCTGGCCTTTCTGGAGCGCCGCCAGACCGCGGCTTCGACGGTGGTGGCGCCGCCGGCCGCGCCAGTCGTGACGCCGGCCGCGCCACCGGCTCCGGCCCCGGCGCCGGCAACACCGCCTGTGATGCCGCCCGCTGCGCCGGCGCTGGCGGCGCCGGCCGTTGCCGCGCCGCCCCCGGCCGCCCTGCCGGGCGATGAGGTTGAAGTCGTCCCGATGACGGCGATGCGCAAAAAAAATTGCCGAGCGCATGGTGCTCAGCAAGCATACGTCGCCGCATGTCACTTCCGTCTTTGAAGTGGACATGACGCACATTCACCGGCTGCGGGAGCGGAACAAACGTGAGTTTGAAGCGCAGCATGGCGCCAAGCTGACGTTTTTGCCCTTCATCGTCAAAAGCGTCGTGGATACGCTCCGCGCCTGGCCGGCGCTCAATGCCTCCATCGAGGGCGACAACATCATTTACAAAAAGCACTACCACATCGGGATTGCCGTCGCGCTTGACTGGGGACTGATTGTGCCGGTCATTCGCCATGCCGAGGAGAAAAACCTCATCGGCCTGGCGCGCAGTATCAGCGATCTGGCGAATCGGGCGCGCGCCAAACAGCTCAAGCCCGATGAAGTCATGGGCGGAACCTTCACCATCACGAACTACGGGAGTTTCGGCAGCCTTATCGGAACGCCCATCATCAACCAGCCGCAGGTAGCCATTCTGGGCGTGGGCGCGGTGGTCAAACGGCCGGTCGTCACGGAAGACGATGCCATTGCCATCCGCCACATGTCCTACCTGTCGCTGACGTTTGACCATCGCCTGATTGACGGCGCGGTGGCGGACCAGTTCATGTCCCAGCTCAAGCGAACGTTGGAGACGTTCCAGGCGACGGAGCTGAGTTAGACGCCACCGTGAAAAGCCCCGGTTGTGCGGGCGTGGAGGAGGCTGGCTCGCTTCCACGCCCACCCAGCCGATGACGTGCGCCTGATGACGGAAGGTTCGGCAAAAGCCGCTGTCAAAAGCGAGCCGCTGCATCTGTCAGCCAATGCCATTCCGGCCTGGACGGATGAAGCCCGGCGGGCGGACCGGCTGGCGGGGTTGCTGCTGGCCGGACTGGCGGCGCTGTTTGCCTTCTTCGTCACCCGGCGCATTGGCGCCATCCCGGCGCCGACGGCGGCCGAAGGTTTCCTGGCCTATGAGGCCCTGACGGGCGGGCTGATGCTCACCCGGCCGGCGCTGGACTGGACGCTGTGGGCGGCGCTTGTGGTCTTCGGGGATGGTGTGGCGCAGGTGCGGGTGTGTGGCGTCCTGCTGGCGCTGGCGGCACTGGTCGTCATCTATTCCATCGGGCGCAAACTCCACAGTCGCGCGGCCGGGCTGCTGGCGGTGGCGTGCCTGATTGGCGATCCCAACTTCTTCAACAGTCTGCGCACGTTCCGTCCTGAAACCGGCGCTGTCACCTTTGCCCTGCTTGGCTTTTATCTGTTTCTGCGCGCCCAGGCCACCGACCGCCTGGGACGCAAGTGGCTGTGGGGACTGCTGGGCGGTGCGGCCTCGCTGCTGGCCGGATGGTTTGATCCGATTGGATGGAGCGGTTTTCTGTGGGTGCTCGCCTGGGGACTCATCCAGCGTGGCGACCTGCTGGGGAGCACCTCGTGGCGCATTTTTCTTCTCGGCGCTGGAACGTTGCTGCTTCCCTACCTGCTCTGGATGGGGACGCACTGGGCCGAATACCAACGGCAGGCCACCCAGGTCGCGGCGGTCCTGTATGGGCAGCCCGGTCTGTCCCTGTGGGAGAACCTGCTGGCCGAAGGACGGCGCTATGCCGGTTGGTCTAACGGTATCCTGCTGATTCCGACCCCGGACAGCCTTAGCGTGCGGCTTTTCCAGGGGATGACCTTGGGTGCGCTGGCCTATCTGGGCGTCCGCACCGCCCGGGCGATTTCCCACATGGTGTCCCACTGGCAGTTTGTCCGCGAACTGCGCCGGCGGTTTGGCGGGATGCCCGCTCCAGCCGAGCTGAAAGAGCTGTATGAGAGTGGGGAAGTCCGGCTCCCCAAGGTCGGCACGCTGGAAAGCTGGATGTTTGAGCGTGGGGGGCTGCTGCGTCGGCTTTCGCTCATTGTGCAGGAAATTGAAAAAGACACGCGCCCCATCACCCACTGGCTTCAGGTGTTGGGCGCACCGTCGCACCCGGACTGGCGGATTCCCCGCACGGGGCTGCTGGTTGTCACCTTGACCGGCATCGTGAGTCTGGCGCTGTTTGACAGCTATAAACTCCCGGCCTCGTTGCCCATACTGACGGCCTGGTTTGCCTTGTGCGTCGGGGTGTTTGTGGTGGATGCGCTGCGCTGGGCTGTGGAGCAGCGGCGGCGTACCGTGCCGCGCGTCCTGCGTGGCTTGGCAGTGGGGGTGACGATGCTGGCGCTGATCACGGCCACGCTGGGTTCGGGCGGGCGGGCTGTCTGGCGTTTCCACCGCTGGACGCGAACCTTCACCCCGGCGCCCTATGCCGATCTCGCCCTGGTGTTGCGGCAGGTCGTTCCGCCGGGCGCGACGGTTGTGGCCAGCAACACCCACCGCTTTGCTTTTCCACTGGGCACCCGCTACGTCGCCCCACTTGATGAGGAGCCGTTTCCAGCTCAGATTGCCGACGAGAATCAGCCGGTGGTGATGATCACTGATGAAACACCGGCGTCCGCGCCTCTGCGGAAGCTGGCCGCTCAGTACCAATGGCCACTCGTTGCCGAGTTGTCGGGAACGCTCTACGGCACGGTGCGCGTGTACCGGCTGACCGGAACGGAAAGCACCCCGTCACTGCCCGCGCGGTACTACTTCATGGGAAGCACCAACGGCTATGCCCGGCGTGGCTATTACACGGAGCAGCAGCGTCAGGAAGCCACGCTCGTCTGGCTGGCCGAGCCGACTGATCTTGAACGCCTGACAAAAAACCTGCCGCATGCCGGGATGCGTCCGCCGGAAGTGCAGCGCGACGGCAGCCAGCTTGCCCTGCGGGTTGTGACCGATGTCTCCAACTACACCACCCGCCTGCGGCTGCCCTTGCCCCCGCTCAAGCCAAACGTGATGTATCGCCTTCAGACCGCCGCGCGCGTCACGCAGGGTGGGGCGGTGATTGGCGTCCGGGACCAAACCGGGTTGTGGCTCAACGAACCCGTGGCGCTGAGCGAGAGCCAGACCTACGTGCCCATTGACATTCTGTTCGTCACCAACGAACGGGGCGATGCCGAGCTGGCCATTGGCAACCGGCGAAACCAGCCGGCCGCTTCCGCCCTGTATCTTGGGCGGGTGGAAGTCCGGGAGATTGGCGCCAATCCATAGGGGCCTGTCTGCTAAGCTCGACGCGCCATGGCGTCCCGTCAGTCATCACCTGTCTGGATTCTGTTGATGATTGGGCTTTCGTTGTTGGGTCTGTTGGTATCGGTCGCCTGGGGCGTGGCTATGCGCTTGGGCTACCTGCCGCGCTGACGGAGAACGGCGCTGCTTTCGGGCTTCAAAACCGGCTTACAGAAAACGATGGATTGATTCAGCAGGGTGCCACACTCACCGGCCGCCTTGGTTGCCACCTCGGTGATGGGCCGAAAGGCGCTGATTTCTTCCAGCAGGTCGCGCGGCGGTTCGGCTTCATGGGCAAAGCCAATCAGCCACCGGGGGAAATGTGGAAGCCGCCGGAGCAGGGAACGAAGCGCGGCGCGGTATTCACGGCGCGAGGTGAGACAGCCGCCAAAGCGTCCGGCGTGGGCCCGCGTCAGCGACCCAAGTGCATCCGGGTGATGGCTGACCCAGACTTCGCGCCAGCCATCCCGGTGTCCGGTCACGTGGTCGTAAGGGGCAAGCGGCGGCAGGCGCAGATACACCACATCGGCGGCCGTCTGCACGGCAAACACGTGCGCCGGAAGGCAGGTGGCCTGGTTGGCCAGCCGGTTGTCCACGGCACGGTTGAGCCGTGGCAGGGCTTCGATGGCCGCTTCCTCCAGGCTTTGGCACAGGTGGCGGACGGACACATCAAAGCCCAGCCAGTAATCCCCAAGGTATAGCCCCAGACTCATCCCCAGCGCCTGCGTGATACGGTCCGGCGTCTGGAGGACGGCCTGCCGCAGTCCGGCCAGCCACCGGGCCTGGGGCAGCGGCAGCCAGCGCGTCAGGGCGGGATTGATGGGCGTTGCGTCGTCCTGGGCGGCATCGCGCGCCGCCCCCAGCCAGGCATCCACCTGGCTGGCCGTAAGCACATAGCCGTTGTTTTCAACGGTGGCAATGGCCCGGCAGGTCTCCGCCTGACGCGGATCATTGGTCAACACCTGTTTGCCAAGCAGCTTGAGCCGCCAGCCCAGGCTGCCATCGCCGCCAAAGGGCAGGGCAATGGAATGGAATGGTTCTTTCTGAAGGGCCGCCACCTCAAAACCGAGCAAAGGCGCCTGGTGCAGGGGGCTTTGGGAGACTGTCCAGGGCATCAGCCCAGAGATACCCACAACACCACTGCCGGACGGGTTATGGTCCGTTGTTGGGTCGGCCAGCCAGCGGGCCGTCACCGTTGGGTCAAGCGCCGTCCCGGCCATAGCGCGCAGGTGCGCCAGAGCTTCCGTTTCCTGATAGGCACTGCGGAACGGGCGGTCCTGCGTTAGCGCGCACCACACGTCAGCCAGGCGTAACAGGCGCGCCGCCAGCGGAATCTGCTCGCCCCGGAGGCCGTCCGGGTAGCCCGACCCGTCCCAGTTTTCGTGGTGCCAGCGAACCAGCAGGCCAATGGCTTCAGGAAGGTTGCGGTCATACATCACCCGCTCGCCAACGACGGGATGCCGCCACAGCATCTGCCGTTCCCCAAAGGTCAGGGGCCGGGAAGCCGTCAGAAAAGGCAGGTCAAGCTGGCTTTCGCCGATGTCGTGCAACAGCGCCGCGATGCGCAGGTCACGGCGGCCACGCTCGGAAAACCCAAAGGCAACCGCGAGTTTGTCCGCAACGGCCGCCAGACGGAGGGCGTGGGGCGCCGTGTAGCCTTCGACAAGATCAAGTCGGGTACTTTCAGCTTCGTACTCGGCAAGACGGGCGGCCCAGGTGTCCGGCGCGGAAGCCTGTTTGGACATTGCGCTC
This window of the Chloracidobacterium sp. N genome carries:
- a CDS encoding alpha-ketoacid dehydrogenase subunit beta, giving the protein MALTTYLEAIRQALFEEMRRDPNVFCLGEDIGVYGGAFKVTAGLLEEFGPERVIDTPISEAAIVGAACGAAHLGLRPVAEMQFIDFISCAFDMLTNYAATSRYRQGLAVPIVVRGPSGAGVRGGPFHSLNPEAFFMNTPGLKMVEPATAYDAKGLLKAAIRDDDPVLYFEHKYLYRRIKEDLPETDYMVPIGKAAVRRAGTDASIITFGAMVHVALEAAETLAREDDIQVEVLDMRSLLPYDKEAMAQTVRKTNKVIILHEATLTGGIGGEFAAFIAEELFEHLDGPIVRVASIDTPTPYSPPLEDFFLPNAGKVMAAVRRLVEY
- a CDS encoding biotin/lipoyl-containing protein yields the protein MRYEVVMPQMGESITEGTIIKWLKQIGDRVERDEPIFEISTDKVDAEIPAPQAGILVEILVGEHQTVPVNTVVAYISDEVPASAPDTQPAPAEAPAAVSAAVSAATPSATAAPSNGVTAATRIDEADVEDASETTDAFGVRSSPLVRRMAREHGIDLRQIRGTGIGGRITKHDVLAFLERRQTAASTVVAPPAAPVVTPAAPPAPAPAPATPPVMPPAAPALAAPAVAAPPPAALPGDEVEVVPMTAMRKKNCRAHGAQQAYVAACHFRL
- a CDS encoding 2-oxo acid dehydrogenase subunit E2, with product MVLSKHTSPHVTSVFEVDMTHIHRLRERNKREFEAQHGAKLTFLPFIVKSVVDTLRAWPALNASIEGDNIIYKKHYHIGIAVALDWGLIVPVIRHAEEKNLIGLARSISDLANRARAKQLKPDEVMGGTFTITNYGSFGSLIGTPIINQPQVAILGVGAVVKRPVVTEDDAIAIRHMSYLSLTFDHRLIDGAVADQFMSQLKRTLETFQATELS
- a CDS encoding glycosyltransferase family 39 protein → MTEGSAKAAVKSEPLHLSANAIPAWTDEARRADRLAGLLLAGLAALFAFFVTRRIGAIPAPTAAEGFLAYEALTGGLMLTRPALDWTLWAALVVFGDGVAQVRVCGVLLALAALVVIYSIGRKLHSRAAGLLAVACLIGDPNFFNSLRTFRPETGAVTFALLGFYLFLRAQATDRLGRKWLWGLLGGAASLLAGWFDPIGWSGFLWVLAWGLIQRGDLLGSTSWRIFLLGAGTLLLPYLLWMGTHWAEYQRQATQVAAVLYGQPGLSLWENLLAEGRRYAGWSNGILLIPTPDSLSVRLFQGMTLGALAYLGVRTARAISHMVSHWQFVRELRRRFGGMPAPAELKELYESGEVRLPKVGTLESWMFERGGLLRRLSLIVQEIEKDTRPITHWLQVLGAPSHPDWRIPRTGLLVVTLTGIVSLALFDSYKLPASLPILTAWFALCVGVFVVDALRWAVEQRRRTVPRVLRGLAVGVTMLALITATLGSGGRAVWRFHRWTRTFTPAPYADLALVLRQVVPPGATVVASNTHRFAFPLGTRYVAPLDEEPFPAQIADENQPVVMITDETPASAPLRKLAAQYQWPLVAELSGTLYGTVRVYRLTGTESTPSLPARYYFMGSTNGYARRGYYTEQQRQEATLVWLAEPTDLERLTKNLPHAGMRPPEVQRDGSQLALRVVTDVSNYTTRLRLPLPPLKPNVMYRLQTAARVTQGGAVIGVRDQTGLWLNEPVALSESQTYVPIDILFVTNERGDAELAIGNRRNQPAASALYLGRVEVREIGANP
- a CDS encoding HD-GYP domain-containing protein — translated: MSKQASAPDTWAARLAEYEAESTRLDLVEGYTAPHALRLAAVADKLAVAFGFSERGRRDLRIAALLHDIGESQLDLPFLTASRPLTFGERQMLWRHPVVGERVMYDRNLPEAIGLLVRWHHENWDGSGYPDGLRGEQIPLAARLLRLADVWCALTQDRPFRSAYQETEALAHLRAMAGTALDPTVTARWLADPTTDHNPSGSGVVGISGLMPWTVSQSPLHQAPLLGFEVAALQKEPFHSIALPFGGDGSLGWRLKLLGKQVLTNDPRQAETCRAIATVENNGYVLTASQVDAWLGAARDAAQDDATPINPALTRWLPLPQARWLAGLRQAVLQTPDRITQALGMSLGLYLGDYWLGFDVSVRHLCQSLEEAAIEALPRLNRAVDNRLANQATCLPAHVFAVQTAADVVYLRLPPLAPYDHVTGHRDGWREVWVSHHPDALGSLTRAHAGRFGGCLTSRREYRAALRSLLRRLPHFPRWLIGFAHEAEPPRDLLEEISAFRPITEVATKAAGECGTLLNQSIVFCKPVLKPESSAVLRQRGR